The Pyrus communis chromosome 2, drPyrComm1.1, whole genome shotgun sequence genome includes a window with the following:
- the LOC137726638 gene encoding U-box domain-containing protein 52, whose protein sequence is MSLTSKPDREWGSTSTSGAGSTSSGYRDDPQSQHDEDDDDDDDDDEYRNYYMKCNISSSSISEIEEEEGDDIDDEKKGKIKIPSEIKELFGFKGYLPPMPSIKEDVDYHSSHDESVYVGVGKGESSMDALTWALKHAVDPSSSTTVYLIHVFPEVTYIPSPLGKLPKNQVSSQQVETYMVEERGKRRVLLHKFIDKCSAAKVKVDTILIESDMIGRAILDLIPILNITKLVIGTNKSNLRKVMAKKGSGIGAQILQSAPEGCEVDIICQGNQVTKTMMDQPQPPTESSFSPPPKDGTTTITSTTNGTTNSMQLQGDQHQRTEKPASSFFCFKPKS, encoded by the exons ATGTCGTTGACGTCCAAACCAGATCGCGAATGGGGTAGTACCAGTACTAGTGGCGCCGGAAGTACTAGTAGCGGGTACCGCGATGATCCGCAGTCGCAGCATGATGAagatgacgacgacgacgacgatgatGACGAGTACAGAAATTACTACATGAAGTGCAACATATCAAGCAGTAGCATATCCGAgattgaggaagaggaaggtgaTGATATCGATGACGAGAAGAAGGGTAAGATTAAAATACCAAGTGAGATCAAAGAGCTTTTCGGATTCAAAGGGTACCTGCCGCCGATGCCCTCCATCAAGGAAGATGTCGATTATCATAGCAGCCACGATGAGAGCGTTTATGTGGGAGTAGGGAAGGGCGAGTCCAGCATGGACGCGCTGACGTGGGCATTAAAGCACGCGGTTGATCCATCGTCGTCAACCACCGTGTATCTCATACATGTTTTTCCGGAGGTCACCTACATTCCCAGTCCAT TGGGCAAGCTTCCAAAAAACCAAGTGAGCTCACAACAGGTAGAAACTTACATGGTCGAAGAAAGAGGCAAGAGGAGAGTGCTCCTTCACAAGTTCATTGATAAATGCTCGGCTGCAAAG GTTAAGGTAGATACAATACTGATTGAAAGTGATATGATCGGAAGGGCTATTTTGGACCTCATCCCTATTCTCAACATAACAAAGCTTGTCATTGGAACTAACAAATCTAATCTAAG GAAAGTTATGGCTAAGAAAGGCAGCGGGATTGGTGCTCAGATACTTCAAAGTGCACCCGAAGGCTGTGAGGTAGACATCATATGCCAAGGAAACCAAGTGACAAAGACGATGATGGATCAGCCTCAGCCACCGACTGAGTCGTCGTTCTCCCCACCTCCCAAGGACGGTACGACGACGATTACCAGTACTACTAATGGAACCACCAACTCTATGCAATTGCAAGGAGACCAACATCAGAGGACTGAAAAGCCGGCTTCTTCATTCTTCTGTTTTAAACCCAAGTCTTAA
- the LOC137726408 gene encoding phosphatidylinositol/phosphatidylcholine transfer protein SFH1-like, with the protein MGIVSQEAIKQFQALIEVDEPLKRTFQNVHQGYLVETFGRFLKARDSNVAEAHKMLVDCLNWRLQNDIDNILAKPIVPTELYRGVRDSQLIGLSGYSREGLPVFAIGVGLSTFDKASVHYYVQSHIQINEYRDRVILPSASKKYGKPIITCIKVLDMTGLKLSALSQIKLLTTISTIDDLNYPEKTNTYYIVNAPYIFSACWKVVKPLLQERTRKKVQVLSGCGRDELLEIMDYASLPHFCEGEGSGSSRNSQNGADNCFSLDHHFHQQLYTHIRQQSLMKESVQPIRNGSFHVDVPEAAAERTHIAETIVSEFNKFGNQNGLSESLDGLKINGD; encoded by the exons ATGGGGATCGTTTCTCAGGAAGCGATCAAGCAGTTCCAAGCTCTGATTGAAG TTGATGAGCCTCTCAAGAGAACGTTTCAG AATGTTCATCAAGGCTATCTAGTTGAGACTTTTGGCCGCTTTCTCAAAGCAAGGGATTCCAATGTTGCCGAAGCCCATAAAATG TTGGTCGATTGTTTAAACTGGAGGCTACAAAATGATATTGACAATATATTAGCC AAGCCCATAGTTCCAACTGAACTATACAGAGGAGTGCGAGATTCACAGCTCATAGGTCTTTCGGGTTACTCAAGAGAG GGCTTGCCCGTCTTTGCCATTGGTGTTGGGCTAAGTACATTTGACAAAGCATCG GTTCACTACTATGTGCAGTCACACATTCAAATTAATGAATATCGAGATCGTGTAATTTTG CCTTCTGCATCGAAGAAGTATGGTAAGCCTATTATCACTTGCATCAAGGTTTTAGATATGACTGGTTTGAAGCTCTCGGCACTAAGCCAAATAAAG TTACTGACAACCATATCAACCATTGATGATTTGAACTACCCGGAGAAGACAAATACATACTACATTGTAAATGCCCCTTATATATTCTCAGCTTGTTGGAAG GTTGTCAAGCCACTTTTGCAGGAGAGGACAAGGAAGAAAGTGCAAGTGTTGTCTGGTTGTGGTAGGGATGAACTGTTGGAG ATAATGGATTATGCATCCCTTCCACATTTCTGTGAAGGAGAAGGTTCAGGATCATCTCGAAATTCACAGAATGGAGCTGACAATTGCTTCTCCTTGGACCACCACTTTCATCAACAACTCTACACCCACATCAGGCAGCAGTCTCTGATGAAGGAATCCGTTCAACCAATCAGAAATGGTTCTTTTCATGTGGATGTACCTGAGGCGGCTGCAGAAAGAACTCATATTGCTGAAACGATTGTATCTGAGTTTAACAAGTTTGGTAATCAGAATGGGCTATCTGAGTCTTTAGATGGCCTAAAAATCAATGGCGACTGA